The proteins below are encoded in one region of Methanoculleus taiwanensis:
- a CDS encoding Mrp/NBP35 family ATP-binding protein, which yields MAESNQPTGEDCSGNCASCPSATKCDDPRKTEAHGLPPKANVNVKHVVLVLSGKGGVGKSTVAANLAYALSNHGYKTGLIDLDIHGPNIPKMLGVEEAKLQSYDGKIIEPVRVTGTLGVVSMAFLLPARSTPIIWRGPMKMGVIRQFLEDVHWGDLDFMVVDLPPGTGDEALTIAQLAPNIAGAVIVTTPQDVAVMDSSKAAEFIKKLELPVLGIVENMSGFVCPHCKEEIDIFGKGGGEKEAKELGVPFLGAIPLDPEMRRAADEGRPFIIRTAEDNPTWASINNVMEALINEIEG from the coding sequence ATGGCAGAATCCAACCAACCTACCGGAGAGGACTGCAGCGGCAACTGCGCCAGCTGCCCATCCGCGACAAAGTGCGATGACCCGCGCAAAACGGAAGCGCACGGCCTTCCCCCGAAGGCAAACGTCAACGTCAAACACGTCGTCCTCGTGCTCAGCGGCAAAGGCGGAGTCGGAAAGAGCACGGTTGCAGCGAACCTCGCATACGCTCTCTCCAACCACGGGTATAAAACCGGCCTCATCGATCTCGATATCCACGGCCCGAACATCCCGAAGATGCTCGGCGTCGAGGAGGCGAAGCTGCAGTCCTACGATGGGAAGATCATCGAGCCCGTCCGGGTCACGGGCACGCTCGGCGTCGTCTCGATGGCGTTCCTGCTGCCCGCGAGGAGCACGCCCATCATCTGGCGCGGCCCGATGAAGATGGGAGTCATCCGGCAGTTCCTCGAGGATGTCCACTGGGGAGACCTCGATTTCATGGTCGTCGACCTGCCGCCGGGCACCGGCGACGAGGCACTCACGATCGCCCAGCTCGCGCCGAATATCGCCGGCGCCGTCATCGTCACCACGCCGCAGGATGTTGCGGTGATGGACTCGAGCAAAGCCGCGGAGTTCATCAAGAAGCTTGAACTCCCTGTCCTCGGTATCGTGGAGAACATGAGCGGGTTCGTCTGCCCCCACTGCAAAGAGGAGATCGACATCTTCGGCAAGGGCGGCGGCGAGAAGGAAGCAAAAGAGCTCGGTGTACCCTTCCTCGGCGCAATTCCACTCGACCCGGAGATGCGGCGAGCTGCGGACGAGGGCCGTCCCTTCATCATCAGGACCGCCGAAGACAACCCGACCTGGGCGAGTATCAACAACGTCATGGAAGCCCTCATCAACGAGATCGAGGGGTAA
- a CDS encoding ribonuclease HI family protein — protein MTNGDILTIYTDGASRGNPGAAAWAFVVVQDGSIVESQTGYLGRATNNVAEYHAVINALTEARKHTGGTVVVHSDSELVVRQLTGQYRIRKEHLAELHQKVLQRAAAFKAVSFVSVPREHPCIRIADRLCNETLDTYGGAQRRHD, from the coding sequence ATGACGAACGGAGATATACTTACCATCTATACGGACGGAGCTTCCCGCGGCAACCCGGGAGCCGCAGCATGGGCATTCGTAGTCGTACAGGACGGCAGCATCGTCGAATCGCAGACGGGCTACCTCGGCCGGGCGACGAACAACGTCGCCGAGTACCACGCGGTCATCAATGCACTGACCGAAGCCCGGAAGCATACCGGGGGAACGGTCGTCGTCCACTCGGACAGCGAGCTCGTCGTCCGGCAGCTCACCGGGCAGTACCGCATCAGGAAAGAGCATCTTGCAGAACTCCATCAAAAGGTGCTGCAACGTGCGGCGGCCTTCAAGGCGGTCTCTTTCGTCAGCGTTCCTCGGGAACATCCCTGTATCAGAATCGCCGACCGCCTCTGCAACGAGACGCTTGATACGTATGGAGGAGCACAGAGGAGACATGACTGA
- a CDS encoding YbhB/YbcL family Raf kinase inhibitor-like protein — protein MDGLYINLGFSVFPQKYTCDGTNVSPRIEIRGITTPYCAVILEDPDCPGGTFTHWLIWNVAGSGSLPEGLPARGKITDPVTAVQGRNDHGTLGYYGPCPPRESTHRYFFRVYGVREEIDLDPGADRVALEEALEDLIEQYGEAMAAYGRKIEASPGV, from the coding sequence ATGGATGGCCTCTACATCAATCTCGGGTTTAGCGTCTTTCCGCAGAAGTACACCTGCGATGGAACGAATGTATCGCCGCGTATCGAGATCCGCGGGATCACAACGCCATACTGTGCCGTCATTCTGGAGGATCCGGATTGTCCCGGTGGAACATTTACCCACTGGCTGATCTGGAATGTCGCCGGCAGCGGCAGTCTTCCCGAGGGACTGCCCGCGAGGGGAAAGATTACGGATCCCGTCACCGCGGTGCAGGGCAGGAACGATCACGGTACTCTCGGCTACTACGGACCATGTCCACCGCGGGAATCGACGCACCGGTACTTCTTCCGGGTCTACGGTGTCCGGGAAGAGATCGATCTCGACCCCGGAGCGGACAGGGTTGCCCTTGAAGAGGCGCTGGAGGATCTCATTGAACAGTACGGGGAGGCGATGGCGGCGTACGGGAGGAAGATTGAGGCCTCACCTGGCGTATAG
- a CDS encoding FMN-binding glutamate synthase family protein, with amino-acid sequence MNLRQPNANEAIGTANRSRNVVPMSGLCTRCVDGCKGSCEVWLSSFRGREVLYPGPFGEITAGADKNYPIDYSHLNIQGYAVGAKGLPEGVEANSDSAVFSAVDTETEYGWDIKVPMRVPIFTGALGSTEIARANWEHFAIGAAISGITLVCGENVCGVDPELVLDNKGKVKESPEMDRRIGTYKKFHDGYGEILVQLNVEDTRLGTAEYVSSKHNLETIELKWGQGAKCIGGEIKVKTLSRATELKNRGYVVLPDPTIPEVQKAFEDGALKEFERHSRLGFVTREGFLEEVDRLRDIGFKRITLKTGAYSAVELAMALRYSAEAKIDLLTIDGAPGGTGMSPWPMMNEWGIPTFYIESLTYQFAERLRERGIRVPDLAIAGGFADEANAFKALAMGSPYVKAICMGRALMIPGMTGKNIAKWLEKGELPKTVMKYGSSVPEIFVCYEELKEKYHDQIDEIPLGALGIYSYAQKFKIGMQQIMAGSRNFNLKTVSRNDLMALTEEAEKVSGIPYVMSAYRDAAEAILDS; translated from the coding sequence ATGAATCTTAGACAACCGAATGCTAATGAAGCAATTGGAACCGCCAACCGGTCGCGGAACGTCGTTCCGATGTCCGGCCTGTGCACCCGTTGTGTCGACGGGTGCAAGGGGAGCTGCGAAGTCTGGCTCTCCTCGTTCCGTGGCAGAGAAGTTCTCTACCCGGGGCCTTTTGGCGAGATCACAGCAGGCGCAGACAAGAACTACCCGATTGACTATTCTCACCTGAACATCCAGGGCTATGCCGTGGGCGCCAAGGGACTGCCCGAGGGCGTCGAGGCGAACTCCGACTCCGCCGTCTTCTCCGCGGTCGACACGGAGACCGAGTACGGCTGGGACATTAAAGTCCCGATGCGCGTCCCGATCTTCACCGGTGCACTCGGGTCGACCGAGATCGCCCGTGCGAACTGGGAGCACTTTGCAATCGGTGCTGCAATCTCCGGAATTACGCTGGTCTGCGGCGAGAACGTCTGTGGCGTTGACCCCGAACTTGTATTGGACAACAAGGGTAAGGTCAAGGAATCGCCCGAGATGGACCGCCGTATCGGGACCTACAAGAAGTTCCACGACGGCTACGGTGAGATCCTGGTGCAGCTGAATGTGGAGGACACGCGGCTTGGAACCGCGGAGTACGTCTCCTCGAAGCACAACCTCGAGACGATCGAGCTCAAGTGGGGACAGGGTGCCAAGTGTATCGGCGGCGAGATCAAGGTCAAGACGCTCTCCCGGGCTACGGAACTGAAGAACCGGGGCTACGTCGTTCTTCCCGACCCGACCATCCCCGAAGTGCAGAAGGCCTTCGAGGACGGTGCGCTCAAGGAGTTCGAGCGTCATTCCCGCCTTGGGTTCGTGACCCGTGAGGGTTTCCTCGAGGAGGTCGACCGTCTCCGTGATATCGGGTTCAAGCGGATTACGTTAAAGACCGGCGCGTACTCGGCAGTCGAACTCGCCATGGCGCTCCGCTACAGTGCCGAAGCGAAGATCGATCTGCTCACCATCGACGGTGCGCCGGGCGGCACGGGTATGAGCCCCTGGCCGATGATGAACGAGTGGGGTATCCCGACCTTCTACATCGAGTCGCTCACCTACCAGTTCGCAGAAAGGCTCCGCGAACGTGGAATCCGTGTCCCCGACCTCGCTATCGCCGGTGGGTTTGCGGACGAAGCGAACGCCTTCAAAGCACTTGCGATGGGCAGCCCCTATGTCAAAGCGATCTGCATGGGCAGAGCCCTCATGATCCCCGGTATGACCGGCAAGAACATCGCGAAGTGGCTCGAGAAGGGAGAGCTGCCGAAGACCGTCATGAAGTACGGCAGCAGTGTTCCCGAGATCTTCGTCTGCTACGAAGAGCTCAAGGAGAAGTACCACGACCAGATCGACGAGATCCCTCTCGGTGCGCTCGGTATCTACTCCTATGCCCAGAAGTTCAAGATCGGCATGCAGCAGATCATGGCGGGCAGCAGGAACTTCAACTTAAAGACCGTCTCCAGGAACGACCTGATGGCGCTGACCGAGGAGGCCGAGAAGGTATCCGGCATTCCGTACGTCATGAGTGCCTACCGGGACGCAGCAGAAGCAATTCTGGACTCCTGA
- a CDS encoding CBS domain-containing protein, with product MGLMHCCREEVVAVSPDTPAVEIARIMDDKNVGSVMVVTSEDRPAGIVTDRDLVVRILAKGARSEDVTAEEIMTKDLVTFRDDMGIYEAIEKVAREGVRRMPIVDDSGRLIGIITQDDMIRMLSDEMGKLAHTIEKQSPPLPR from the coding sequence ATGGGACTTATGCACTGTTGCCGGGAAGAGGTTGTGGCGGTCTCGCCGGATACACCCGCCGTTGAGATTGCCAGGATCATGGACGATAAAAATGTCGGGAGCGTCATGGTCGTCACCAGTGAGGACAGACCCGCCGGAATCGTAACCGATCGCGACCTCGTGGTCAGGATCCTTGCAAAGGGCGCCAGATCGGAGGATGTCACGGCGGAAGAGATCATGACGAAAGATCTGGTTACGTTCAGGGACGATATGGGCATCTACGAGGCGATCGAGAAAGTTGCCCGGGAAGGAGTACGGAGAATGCCAATCGTTGACGACAGCGGCAGATTGATCGGCATCATCACCCAGGATGATATGATACGCATGCTGAGCGACGAGATGGGAAAACTCGCGCATACTATCGAGAAACAGAGCCCTCCGCTGCCACGGTAG
- a CDS encoding YbhB/YbcL family Raf kinase inhibitor-like protein translates to MHPLTVTLEFEDFPDTHTCSGEDVSPRIIVEGVLPNIVSLAVVATSSPEVGPSKTSWVVWNIEPAGPIPAGIPNEEVVSSPVRCVQGRNDFGIIGYRGPCPEPGETEAYLFRVYALDLTLHLPPGANWEELVRAMEGSVNQIGEAVVLRTG, encoded by the coding sequence ATGCATCCGTTGACGGTGACGCTGGAATTCGAGGATTTCCCGGATACGCATACCTGCAGCGGGGAGGATGTCTCTCCGCGGATCATAGTGGAGGGCGTACTGCCAAACATCGTCTCCCTTGCCGTGGTGGCGACGAGCAGCCCTGAAGTGGGGCCTTCGAAGACTTCGTGGGTGGTCTGGAACATCGAACCGGCTGGGCCGATCCCGGCGGGGATACCGAACGAGGAGGTGGTATCTTCTCCGGTTCGGTGCGTTCAGGGGAGAAACGACTTCGGTATCATCGGGTACCGGGGACCGTGCCCGGAGCCTGGAGAGACGGAGGCGTACCTCTTCCGGGTATATGCTCTTGATCTCACTCTCCACCTGCCGCCCGGCGCGAACTGGGAGGAGCTGGTCAGGGCTATGGAGGGGTCGGTGAATCAGATCGGCGAGGCGGTCGTACTCCGGACGGGCTGA
- a CDS encoding phosphoribosyltransferase: MLDMGRVIEDASLRDRSHVFEDRTDAGRKLAASLSTLEDIENPVVCPIPAGGVPLGIEVARALSAPLRMAVVRKVQIPWNPEAGFGSVTWDGRVFLNRAMLAGLTLTDEEIDAAVDKARQNVRERLGRFSSGRPVPSLEDATAVLIDDGLATGYTMLAAVEAASAESPRRVIVAVPTGSLRSVEFMAEKADLVVCLNIRSGYSFAVAAAYRRWHDLSDSEVESLLIQARDMGLF, from the coding sequence ATGCTTGATATGGGCAGGGTCATCGAGGATGCATCGCTCCGCGATCGAAGCCATGTCTTTGAAGACCGCACCGATGCAGGGAGAAAGCTTGCGGCATCTCTCTCCACGCTTGAGGACATAGAGAATCCGGTCGTCTGCCCCATTCCTGCGGGCGGCGTTCCTCTCGGGATTGAAGTGGCGCGGGCGCTTTCGGCACCGCTCCGGATGGCCGTTGTCCGGAAGGTGCAGATCCCCTGGAACCCCGAGGCCGGGTTCGGTTCCGTCACCTGGGACGGACGCGTTTTCCTGAACCGGGCTATGCTCGCCGGGCTCACGCTGACTGACGAGGAGATCGATGCGGCCGTCGACAAAGCACGGCAGAACGTCCGCGAGCGGCTCGGGCGGTTCTCGAGCGGTCGGCCGGTTCCGTCCCTTGAGGATGCGACTGCCGTCCTGATAGACGACGGGCTTGCCACCGGGTATACGATGCTTGCTGCCGTCGAGGCCGCGTCGGCAGAGTCGCCCCGGCGCGTAATCGTCGCTGTTCCGACGGGTTCGCTCCGTTCGGTTGAGTTCATGGCGGAAAAGGCCGATCTGGTCGTCTGCCTCAATATAAGATCCGGCTACTCGTTTGCGGTCGCCGCGGCATACAGGAGGTGGCACGATCTCTCCGATAGCGAGGTGGAGAGCTTGCTCATCCAGGCTCGTGATATGGGACTCTTTTAG
- the tsaA gene encoding tRNA (N6-threonylcarbamoyladenosine(37)-N6)-methyltransferase TrmO yields MEREACMECIPIGVVRSPYRERGDAPRQGRLVDTTAEIHIFEEFAPGLQNVEGSSHLIVLYWLDRAERGLLFATPPGESAQKGVFSTRSPARPNPIGLGIVDLISRSGAVLAVRGLDALDGTPVLDIKPYSPEIDCIPAATGGWRIKREER; encoded by the coding sequence ATGGAACGTGAAGCGTGCATGGAGTGCATTCCAATAGGGGTCGTCCGTTCGCCGTACCGGGAGCGCGGCGACGCACCCCGGCAGGGGCGGCTCGTCGATACGACCGCCGAGATTCATATCTTCGAGGAGTTCGCCCCCGGCCTGCAGAACGTGGAAGGGAGCAGCCACCTGATCGTCCTGTACTGGCTCGACCGGGCAGAGCGGGGACTGCTCTTCGCCACGCCTCCGGGAGAAAGCGCACAGAAAGGGGTCTTTTCCACCCGATCCCCGGCCCGGCCGAACCCCATCGGGCTCGGCATTGTAGATCTGATCTCCCGTAGCGGTGCCGTCCTTGCTGTCCGGGGTCTTGACGCCCTCGACGGGACACCGGTGCTGGACATCAAACCATATTCACCCGAGATCGACTGCATTCCCGCAGCAACCGGCGGGTGGCGGATAAAGAGAGAGGAGCGGTAA
- a CDS encoding aldehyde ferredoxin oxidoreductase family protein, which produces MNGYADRILYVDLTRSSTETRPYPEDWKRRYIGGRGLGIRLLTEMVDPIIDPLGAENVLIFATGPIAGSGFPIGSRYDVITKSPLTGTCTSANSGGKFGTAMKRAGYDAVIFTGRSEKPVYLFLDNGGAELRDASDLWGKTTSETATAVQQEHDDPGIKVACIGPAGERLSRIAAVMNENSRAAGRGGVGAVMGSKNLKAIAARGKESIGVADREAFLRLKGEIGSKIRENAISGGGLSRFGTAVLVNIINENYILPVRNFQESHFPNAEAVSGEHMTETILTGKMGCQACVIQCGREVEIEGKQMEGPEYETIWAFGPDCGIDDLAMITKANQRCNDLGLDTISTGATIACAMELSEKGYLGEEIRFGDAAKMYDLVRMIAYREGIGDELAEGSYRFAEKYGHPELSMSAKRQELPAYDPRGLQGHGLEYATSVRGGDHVYGYMIAPEVLGSPEKLDPYTSEGKAVWTKILQDLTAVIDSSGSCLFTSFPLGAGDYAAMIAAVTGFAIDGDGVLAIGDRIWNMQKIFNLKAGFGKEDDTLPPRLLNEPLTEGAPEGRVWERQPLLDEYYRARGWDTEGRPTAEKLRELGIESLAPEAAGIPGR; this is translated from the coding sequence ATGAACGGGTATGCAGACAGAATTCTCTACGTAGATCTGACCCGCAGCTCGACTGAGACCCGCCCGTATCCTGAAGACTGGAAACGACGGTACATCGGCGGCCGCGGCCTTGGGATCCGGCTTCTCACCGAGATGGTAGATCCGATTATCGATCCGCTCGGTGCGGAGAACGTTCTCATCTTCGCCACCGGCCCTATCGCCGGCAGCGGGTTTCCGATCGGATCGCGCTACGACGTCATCACCAAATCGCCCCTGACCGGTACGTGCACGTCGGCGAACTCGGGCGGGAAGTTCGGCACGGCTATGAAACGCGCCGGGTACGATGCCGTCATCTTCACCGGGAGATCAGAAAAGCCCGTCTACCTCTTCCTCGATAACGGCGGTGCAGAGCTCCGTGACGCTTCCGATCTCTGGGGGAAGACGACCAGTGAGACCGCAACGGCGGTGCAGCAGGAGCACGACGATCCCGGGATCAAGGTGGCGTGTATCGGTCCCGCCGGCGAGCGCCTCTCCAGGATCGCCGCGGTCATGAACGAAAACTCCCGTGCCGCCGGGCGCGGCGGCGTCGGTGCCGTTATGGGGTCAAAGAACCTCAAGGCGATCGCGGCGCGGGGGAAGGAGTCGATCGGGGTTGCCGACCGGGAGGCGTTCCTCCGGCTCAAAGGTGAGATCGGCTCGAAGATCCGGGAGAATGCGATATCGGGCGGAGGACTTTCCCGTTTCGGAACCGCCGTCCTCGTCAATATCATCAACGAGAACTACATCCTCCCAGTCCGGAACTTCCAGGAGAGCCACTTCCCGAATGCGGAGGCCGTCTCCGGCGAACATATGACCGAGACGATCCTCACCGGAAAGATGGGATGCCAGGCCTGCGTTATCCAGTGCGGCCGTGAGGTCGAGATCGAGGGCAAACAGATGGAAGGGCCTGAGTACGAGACGATCTGGGCGTTTGGGCCTGACTGCGGCATCGACGATCTTGCGATGATCACAAAGGCAAACCAGCGCTGCAACGACCTTGGCCTCGACACCATCTCGACCGGGGCGACCATCGCCTGTGCCATGGAACTCTCTGAGAAGGGGTATCTCGGCGAGGAGATCCGGTTCGGGGATGCTGCGAAGATGTACGACCTCGTCCGGATGATCGCGTACCGGGAAGGGATCGGGGACGAGCTCGCCGAGGGTTCGTACCGGTTCGCGGAGAAGTACGGCCACCCCGAACTCTCGATGAGTGCCAAGCGGCAGGAGCTTCCCGCCTACGACCCGAGGGGGCTGCAGGGGCACGGCCTTGAGTATGCCACCTCCGTCCGGGGGGGCGACCACGTCTACGGATACATGATAGCCCCCGAAGTGCTCGGCTCTCCGGAGAAACTGGATCCGTATACGAGTGAGGGTAAAGCGGTCTGGACGAAGATCCTGCAGGATCTCACTGCCGTTATCGACTCGTCGGGAAGCTGCCTTTTCACCTCGTTCCCGCTCGGGGCGGGGGATTATGCGGCGATGATCGCGGCCGTCACCGGTTTTGCCATCGACGGCGACGGAGTGCTCGCTATCGGCGACCGGATCTGGAACATGCAGAAGATCTTCAACCTCAAAGCCGGGTTCGGGAAAGAGGACGATACCCTCCCGCCGCGCCTCCTGAACGAGCCGCTCACGGAGGGCGCTCCAGAAGGCCGGGTATGGGAGCGCCAGCCTCTTCTCGATGAGTACTACCGGGCGCGGGGGTGGGACACCGAAGGTCGCCCGACCGCGGAGAAACTCCGGGAGCTTGGGATCGAGTCTCTTGCTCCGGAGGCTGCCGGCATCCCCGGCAGGTGA
- a CDS encoding YbhB/YbcL family Raf kinase inhibitor-like protein, translating to MAAAVEKLTVSLPSAEFRIWNTCDGADLSPELRIGHLKPEVRSIAVFALNPAEEGCSFTSWLAWNIDPLSLIPEGIPPQGVVTAPVNAVQGTNDYGTLGYRGPCPPRGETHRYHFKVYGLDASLNLPAGATKHELIEAMKGHVLQFGDTVAIYGR from the coding sequence ATGGCTGCTGCTGTCGAAAAGCTGACTGTCTCCCTGCCTTCAGCGGAGTTTCGTATCTGGAATACCTGTGACGGCGCCGATCTCTCGCCCGAACTTCGCATCGGTCATCTTAAGCCGGAGGTTCGGTCAATAGCGGTCTTTGCGCTGAACCCCGCAGAAGAAGGCTGTTCCTTTACATCCTGGCTTGCATGGAATATCGACCCGTTGTCTCTCATCCCGGAGGGTATCCCGCCGCAGGGCGTCGTAACCGCTCCGGTGAACGCCGTGCAGGGAACGAACGATTACGGCACGCTCGGGTATCGCGGCCCGTGCCCGCCGAGGGGAGAGACGCATCGCTACCATTTCAAGGTCTACGGGCTCGATGCTTCGCTGAATCTTCCCGCAGGCGCCACCAAACATGAGCTGATCGAGGCGATGAAGGGGCATGTGCTCCAGTTCGGCGATACCGTGGCTATCTACGGGAGGTGA
- a CDS encoding YbhB/YbcL family Raf kinase inhibitor-like protein: MDGLDVRLGFDRFPRAYTCDGDDTSPGITIEGLLTPYLAVILDDPDSSGGTFTHWLIWNIPATDQIPEGIPPLGKVEYPIPAVQGMNDFSRVGYGGPCPARGESHRYFVRVYGMPVLLDLSPGSTRIELETLLRGTATQYGETMALCEREWVPAIPGR; encoded by the coding sequence ATGGATGGTCTTGACGTGCGGCTTGGATTTGACCGCTTTCCCAGGGCATACACCTGTGACGGTGACGACACCTCGCCGGGCATTACGATCGAAGGTCTGCTGACTCCGTATCTCGCCGTCATTCTCGACGACCCCGACTCTTCCGGGGGGACGTTCACGCACTGGCTCATCTGGAATATTCCGGCGACCGATCAGATTCCCGAGGGGATTCCCCCGCTTGGGAAGGTTGAGTATCCGATTCCGGCAGTTCAGGGGATGAACGATTTCTCGCGAGTGGGTTACGGCGGCCCCTGTCCTGCACGGGGCGAGTCGCACCGCTATTTCGTCAGAGTCTACGGGATGCCGGTGTTGCTCGATCTGTCTCCGGGCTCGACCCGGATCGAGCTTGAGACCCTTCTTCGGGGAACCGCAACGCAGTATGGTGAGACGATGGCTCTCTGCGAGCGTGAGTGGGTGCCGGCAATCCCGGGCCGGTAG
- a CDS encoding ubiquitin-like small modifier protein 1, which translates to MHVTVKAFAGFREVMPREIAVGVPERATVGDLLDILTDRYPGLGAALFIDGGELRPYVNILKSGRNIHFTGGFATPLADGDIVTLFPPAAGG; encoded by the coding sequence ATGCATGTGACCGTGAAAGCGTTCGCCGGTTTCCGGGAGGTTATGCCCCGGGAGATCGCCGTCGGCGTGCCGGAGAGAGCGACCGTCGGGGACCTTCTCGATATCCTGACCGACCGCTACCCGGGGCTCGGAGCGGCACTCTTTATCGACGGCGGGGAACTCCGGCCGTATGTCAATATCCTCAAAAGCGGGAGAAACATTCATTTTACCGGCGGTTTTGCAACACCGCTCGCCGACGGCGATATCGTCACCCTCTTTCCGCCTGCCGCCGGGGGATGA